Proteins from one Bacteroides zhangwenhongii genomic window:
- a CDS encoding glycoside hydrolase family 43 protein, which yields MNMKKYITLLALLFIGVLTGYCQQSAYLFVYFTGNRMSEEAVRMAVSLDGYNYKALNGNQPVLDSRVISSTGGVRDPHILRSEDGKTFYMVVTDMVCGNGWDSNRAMVLLKSKDLVHWTSNVVNIQKKYPNQENLKRVWAPQTVYDKEAGKYMIYWSMKHGNGADIIYYAYANKDFTDIEGEPKPLFLPANGKSCIDGDIIYKNGLYHLFYKTEGNGNGIKKATTPSLTSGQWKESDGYKQQTKEAVEGSGIFPLIGTDKYILMYDVYMKGKYQFTESTDLENFKVIDHAVSMDFHPRHGTVIPITGKELKRLFKAYGKPVGL from the coding sequence ATGAATATGAAGAAATATATCACCCTCTTGGCACTCCTTTTCATAGGAGTGCTGACTGGCTACTGCCAGCAATCCGCTTATCTGTTTGTTTATTTTACAGGCAATCGCATGAGTGAAGAAGCCGTCCGGATGGCTGTCAGCCTTGACGGATACAATTATAAAGCCTTGAACGGGAATCAACCGGTACTTGATTCCCGTGTGATTAGTTCAACAGGTGGAGTACGTGATCCTCACATCCTCCGTTCTGAAGATGGAAAGACTTTCTATATGGTCGTTACCGATATGGTATGTGGAAACGGATGGGATTCTAACCGTGCCATGGTGTTGCTGAAATCGAAGGACTTGGTTCACTGGACTTCTAATGTTGTAAACATCCAAAAGAAGTATCCCAATCAGGAGAATCTGAAACGGGTATGGGCGCCGCAGACGGTTTATGATAAAGAAGCCGGGAAATATATGATATATTGGTCAATGAAACATGGCAACGGTGCGGATATCATTTATTATGCGTATGCCAACAAGGATTTTACGGATATAGAAGGTGAACCGAAACCTCTGTTTCTACCGGCAAACGGAAAGTCATGTATCGACGGGGATATTATTTATAAAAACGGACTTTACCATCTGTTCTATAAAACGGAAGGCAATGGAAATGGAATCAAAAAGGCGACCACTCCTTCTTTGACTTCCGGACAGTGGAAAGAATCGGATGGTTATAAGCAACAGACCAAAGAAGCCGTAGAAGGTTCGGGCATTTTCCCTTTAATAGGGACGGACAAATATATCCTTATGTACGATGTATATATGAAAGGTAAATACCAGTTTACGGAAAGTACCGACCTCGAAAACTTTAAAGTAATAGACCATGCTGTGAGTATGGACTTTCATCCGCGTCACGGTACTGTGATACCCATTACCGGAAAAGAACTGAAACGCTTGTTCAAAGCGTATGGTAAGCCGGTAGGTCTTTAA
- a CDS encoding AAA family ATPase — protein MNDVNNPFLIYAYAGPKYFCDRIEETEHLISALRNGRNVTLMSPRRMGKTGLIQNVFHQIRRDYPEAVCFYMDIFSTTCLDDFIIQFGQTVIGKLDNLSQKTLAAISGFFKSCRLVFSPDVLTGVSQATLDFQPSQAQATLKEIFDYLEHSGKECYIAIDEFQQITEYPEKGAEGLLRSYIQFLPHVHFIFSGSKQHLMAEMFGSAKRPFYRSTEKMNLTSIPLEHYSLFAIRWMQAGGKDLSDELFQMIYQRFNGHTWYIQYVLNRLYEQKEPVLNETIFEKCLADIVRSEVDEYQRLYGMLTENQSTLLRAIARERFVAAINSSIFIKKYGLKGSSSINAALKFLVNKEYVFKAEEGYCVYDRFMELWLQTLPYAGILK, from the coding sequence ATGAATGACGTAAATAATCCTTTTTTGATTTATGCCTATGCTGGTCCTAAGTATTTCTGTGATCGGATAGAAGAGACGGAACATTTGATTTCCGCTTTACGGAATGGAAGGAATGTGACCTTAATGAGTCCTCGCCGTATGGGTAAGACCGGATTAATACAGAACGTTTTTCATCAGATACGACGGGATTATCCGGAGGCAGTCTGTTTTTACATGGATATTTTTTCTACGACATGTCTGGATGACTTTATCATTCAGTTCGGGCAGACTGTGATTGGTAAATTAGATAATTTATCGCAGAAGACGTTGGCGGCAATCAGTGGCTTTTTTAAAAGTTGTCGTTTAGTATTTTCCCCCGATGTCTTAACGGGAGTGTCGCAAGCGACTCTTGATTTTCAACCTTCCCAGGCACAAGCGACATTAAAGGAGATTTTTGATTACCTGGAACATTCGGGAAAGGAATGTTATATCGCTATTGATGAGTTTCAGCAGATCACTGAATATCCGGAAAAAGGGGCAGAAGGCTTGTTGCGCTCTTACATTCAATTTTTACCTCATGTACATTTTATTTTTTCAGGAAGTAAACAACATCTGATGGCAGAAATGTTCGGTTCAGCGAAACGTCCTTTTTACCGGAGTACGGAAAAGATGAATCTGACATCCATCCCTTTAGAGCATTATTCTCTTTTTGCCATACGTTGGATGCAGGCCGGAGGAAAAGATTTGAGTGATGAACTTTTTCAGATGATTTATCAACGTTTTAATGGGCATACATGGTATATACAGTATGTGCTGAACCGACTTTATGAACAAAAGGAGCCCGTCTTGAATGAAACTATCTTTGAGAAATGTTTGGCGGATATAGTTCGTTCTGAGGTGGATGAATACCAGCGTTTATATGGTATGCTGACCGAGAACCAGTCTACTTTGTTGCGTGCTATCGCTCGGGAACGATTTGTAGCAGCTATTAATAGCTCTATATTTATTAAGAAGTATGGATTGAAGGGTTCGAGTAGTATTAATGCGGCTCTTAAGTTTCTGGTTAATAAAGAATATGTGTTTAAGGCAGAAGAGGGATATTGTGTATACGACCGTTTTATGGAGTTGTGGTTACAGACATTACCTTACGCCGGTATACTAAAATAA
- a CDS encoding glycoside hydrolase family 97 protein, with product MKKLIGTVLASFCLTSLVAQDIVMDGPDGKLQLAVFASSEAKPAYSIVYNGKTMLEKSPLGMTTNIGDFTKGMKLTGHSVTPIDTVYNQNRIKTSQIHYQANELICNFENPKGQKMNVTFRIGNNDVAFRYSLPRQNGKGSVTVTAEETGFRFPQQTTTFLCPQSDAMIGWKRTKPSYEEEYKADAPMSERSQYGHGYTFPCLFRIGTDGWALISETGVDSRYCGSHLSDVTEGSLYTIAFPMAEENNGNGTSAPAFALPGATPWRTITVGETLKPIVETTVTWDVVHPLYETKHDYRFGRGTWSWILWQDDSINYNDQVRYIDFASAMGYEYVLIDNWWDTRIGRDRMKSLVEYARSKGVELFLWYSSSGYWNDIEQGPVNRMDNTIIRKREMKWLQSLGVKGIKVDFFGGDKQETMRLYEDILSDADDHGLMVIFHGCTIPRGWERMYPNYVGSEAVLASENMVFNQHFCDEEAFNTCLHPFIRNTVGCMEFGGCFLNKRLNRNNDGGTIRRTTDIFQLATTVLFQNPVQNFALAPNNLKDVSPVCMDYMKAVPTTWDETRFIDGYPGKYVVLARRHGDTWYLAAVNAGKEIVKLKLDLDMFAGKTVSLYKDDKKGEPQLVPLKVKENGKVQLEILPQGGVVLVN from the coding sequence ATGAAGAAACTGATAGGAACAGTATTGGCAAGTTTCTGCCTGACCTCTCTGGTGGCGCAAGATATAGTGATGGACGGACCGGATGGGAAATTACAATTAGCGGTATTTGCTTCTTCGGAGGCGAAGCCTGCTTATTCTATTGTTTATAATGGAAAGACAATGCTGGAGAAATCTCCTTTGGGAATGACCACCAATATTGGTGACTTTACAAAGGGGATGAAACTGACAGGACATTCCGTCACTCCGATTGATACCGTTTATAATCAGAACCGTATCAAGACATCACAAATACACTATCAGGCGAACGAGCTGATTTGTAATTTTGAGAATCCCAAAGGACAGAAAATGAATGTAACCTTCCGTATTGGCAACAATGACGTAGCGTTTCGATATAGTTTGCCTCGCCAGAATGGAAAAGGAAGTGTGACGGTGACTGCCGAAGAAACCGGTTTCCGTTTTCCACAGCAGACTACTACCTTCTTATGTCCGCAAAGCGATGCCATGATAGGTTGGAAACGAACAAAACCCAGTTACGAGGAAGAATATAAAGCGGATGCGCCTATGAGTGAGCGTTCGCAATACGGACATGGCTACACATTCCCTTGCTTGTTCCGTATCGGAACTGATGGTTGGGCATTAATCAGTGAGACGGGAGTAGACAGCCGTTATTGCGGTTCACATTTGAGTGACGTGACTGAAGGTAGTCTATATACAATAGCTTTTCCGATGGCGGAAGAAAATAACGGTAACGGAACTTCTGCTCCGGCGTTTGCCCTTCCCGGTGCCACTCCTTGGCGTACCATAACTGTTGGCGAGACCTTGAAACCGATTGTGGAAACGACTGTCACTTGGGATGTGGTACATCCTCTTTATGAAACGAAGCATGATTATCGTTTCGGACGCGGCACATGGAGCTGGATTCTCTGGCAGGATGACAGTATCAACTACAACGATCAGGTCCGCTATATAGATTTTGCTTCCGCAATGGGTTATGAATATGTATTGATTGACAATTGGTGGGATACAAGAATCGGTCGTGACCGCATGAAATCTCTAGTGGAATATGCACGGAGCAAAGGAGTGGAACTCTTCTTGTGGTATAGCTCTTCCGGCTATTGGAATGATATTGAGCAGGGACCGGTGAATCGCATGGACAATACCATTATCCGCAAACGTGAAATGAAATGGTTGCAGAGTCTTGGAGTGAAAGGAATCAAAGTAGATTTCTTTGGTGGAGATAAACAGGAGACGATGCGTCTTTATGAAGATATCTTGAGCGATGCTGACGATCACGGTCTGATGGTAATCTTCCACGGCTGTACCATCCCTCGCGGATGGGAACGTATGTACCCCAACTATGTAGGCAGCGAGGCTGTGCTCGCATCCGAGAATATGGTTTTCAACCAACACTTCTGTGATGAGGAAGCTTTCAATACTTGCCTGCATCCGTTTATCCGCAATACGGTAGGTTGCATGGAATTCGGCGGTTGTTTTCTGAACAAACGGCTGAACCGCAACAATGACGGAGGAACTATCCGCCGTACTACTGATATATTTCAATTAGCCACTACGGTACTGTTCCAGAATCCGGTACAGAACTTTGCGCTTGCCCCTAACAACTTGAAAGATGTTTCTCCTGTTTGTATGGACTATATGAAAGCGGTTCCTACCACATGGGATGAGACACGTTTCATTGACGGGTATCCGGGAAAATATGTAGTCTTGGCGCGTCGCCACGGTGACACCTGGTATCTGGCGGCTGTGAATGCCGGAAAAGAAATCGTAAAGTTGAAACTGGATTTAGATATGTTTGCCGGAAAAACCGTCTCTCTGTATAAGGACGATAAAAAAGGAGAACCTCAACTTGTACCGTTGAAAGTAAAAGAGAATGGTAAAGTGCAGCTGGAAATCCTTCCACAGGGAGGTGTTGTATTGGTGAATTGA
- a CDS encoding alpha-L-arabinofuranosidase C-terminal domain-containing protein has protein sequence MRKLFLFLAVLFVTFQQVTLAAIREVASTPDSVYLFSFATSGDDGRSGLRFAWSMDQENWFEVGRNYGYLRCDYSRWGSQKKMLDPCLKQSSEGEWICTWKLNDRDGYGQATSKDLIYWTSQKYPRTTPDFEGMRVKAMVAGEEQKGSINRVTWELVEGLSKHYDWNQYRNSLYGERPVQDGERFAGLKPVQATVTVQPERAKEISELLLGAFFEDINYSADGGLYAELIQNRDFEYDPSDREGDKNWNNTHSWALKGEKAGFTIDTEDPIHPNNPHYAVLDVEQPGAALVNAGFDGIALNIGEKYDFSMFARVPQGKSNKLKIRLVDGEGKVCGEASLSVSSRQWKTYKTVITAKVTADTHLEIIPQLAGELNLDMVSLFPQDTFKGRKNGLRKDLAQTIADIHPRFIRFPGGCVAHGDGLKNIYQWKNTVGPLEARKAQRNLWGYHQSMGLGYFEYFQFCEDIGAEPLPVLAAGVPCQNSACHGNLGGGQQGGIPMSEMGAYIQDILDLIEWANGDAKKTKWGKVRAEAGHPKPFNLKYIGIGNEDLITDIFKERFTMIFNAIKEKYPEMIVVGTVGPFNEGTDYVEGWKLADKLGVPMVDEHYYQSPGWFLHNQDFYDKYDRSKKTKVYLGEYATHIPGRKANIETALTEALYLASLERNGDVVHMTSYAPLLAKERHTQWNPDLIYFNNREVKPTTGYYVQKLYGQNAGSEYLPSKIVLDNKDDKVRKRFASSIVRDSASGDVIVKLVNLLPAEVNTNVDLSGIGAVQPSAKRTVLTGKPTDTPLPVEDRIQIAEKFDCNLPAYSFTVIRIQKAN, from the coding sequence ATGAGAAAATTATTCCTGTTTTTAGCTGTTCTGTTTGTGACGTTTCAGCAAGTCACTTTGGCTGCAATCAGAGAAGTGGCGAGTACCCCCGATTCTGTTTATCTCTTTTCCTTTGCCACTTCCGGTGATGACGGACGTAGCGGACTACGTTTTGCGTGGAGTATGGATCAAGAGAATTGGTTTGAGGTCGGTCGTAATTACGGCTATCTTCGTTGTGATTATAGCCGTTGGGGATCGCAGAAGAAAATGCTTGACCCTTGTTTGAAACAATCGTCCGAAGGCGAATGGATTTGTACATGGAAACTGAATGACCGTGACGGATATGGGCAAGCTACCTCTAAAGACTTGATTTACTGGACCAGCCAGAAATATCCCCGTACCACTCCGGATTTTGAAGGAATGAGAGTAAAAGCGATGGTTGCGGGAGAAGAGCAGAAAGGAAGTATCAACCGGGTAACTTGGGAGTTGGTAGAGGGGCTGAGCAAGCACTATGACTGGAATCAATATCGGAATTCATTATATGGAGAACGTCCGGTGCAGGATGGTGAACGTTTTGCCGGCTTGAAACCCGTGCAGGCAACGGTCACTGTGCAACCGGAACGTGCAAAAGAGATCAGTGAACTATTGTTGGGGGCTTTCTTTGAGGATATTAACTATTCGGCAGATGGCGGTCTTTATGCGGAACTGATTCAGAATCGTGATTTTGAATATGATCCTTCAGACAGGGAAGGGGATAAGAACTGGAACAATACTCACTCGTGGGCGCTGAAAGGAGAAAAAGCGGGCTTTACTATTGATACAGAAGATCCTATCCATCCCAATAATCCGCATTATGCTGTGTTGGATGTGGAGCAACCGGGCGCGGCTTTAGTCAATGCCGGATTTGACGGTATCGCGTTGAATATTGGTGAAAAGTATGATTTTTCCATGTTCGCCCGTGTGCCGCAAGGTAAATCCAATAAATTGAAGATTCGTTTGGTAGATGGAGAAGGGAAGGTATGTGGAGAAGCTTCTCTGTCTGTGTCTTCCCGTCAATGGAAAACATATAAAACGGTGATTACTGCAAAAGTGACTGCGGATACGCACCTTGAGATTATCCCTCAATTGGCAGGAGAACTGAATCTGGATATGGTTTCCCTGTTTCCACAAGATACCTTCAAAGGACGTAAGAACGGTCTCCGCAAGGATTTGGCTCAGACGATAGCGGATATTCATCCCCGTTTCATCCGTTTCCCGGGTGGTTGTGTGGCTCATGGCGATGGTTTGAAGAATATTTATCAGTGGAAAAATACGGTAGGCCCGTTGGAAGCAAGAAAGGCGCAACGTAACCTTTGGGGATATCACCAGAGTATGGGATTGGGATACTTTGAGTATTTTCAGTTCTGCGAAGATATTGGTGCGGAACCGCTTCCGGTATTGGCTGCCGGTGTCCCTTGCCAGAATTCTGCCTGTCACGGCAACTTGGGAGGAGGGCAGCAAGGCGGCATTCCGATGAGCGAAATGGGAGCTTACATTCAGGATATTCTTGATCTGATAGAATGGGCAAACGGTGATGCGAAGAAGACAAAGTGGGGAAAGGTGCGCGCTGAAGCAGGCCATCCGAAACCTTTCAATCTGAAATATATCGGCATCGGCAACGAGGACCTTATCACCGATATCTTCAAAGAACGCTTCACGATGATATTCAATGCCATCAAAGAAAAATATCCGGAAATGATAGTTGTAGGTACGGTAGGACCGTTCAATGAGGGCACGGATTATGTGGAAGGATGGAAGCTGGCGGACAAACTAGGTGTTCCGATGGTGGACGAACATTATTATCAGTCTCCGGGATGGTTCCTGCATAATCAAGACTTTTACGACAAGTATGACCGCAGCAAGAAAACAAAAGTATATCTCGGAGAATATGCCACTCACATACCGGGACGGAAAGCAAATATTGAAACAGCTTTGACGGAAGCTCTTTATCTGGCCTCTTTGGAACGGAATGGGGATGTAGTACACATGACTTCCTATGCTCCTCTTCTCGCCAAAGAAAGACATACCCAATGGAATCCGGATTTGATTTACTTCAATAATCGGGAAGTGAAGCCTACTACCGGTTATTATGTTCAGAAGCTTTACGGGCAGAATGCCGGGAGCGAATATTTGCCGTCTAAAATTGTTTTAGACAATAAAGACGATAAGGTGAGGAAGCGTTTTGCTTCTTCCATTGTTCGTGATTCGGCAAGCGGGGACGTGATTGTGAAACTGGTGAATCTGCTTCCGGCGGAGGTAAATACGAATGTGGATCTCTCCGGAATCGGTGCGGTACAACCTTCTGCGAAGAGAACCGTATTGACCGGTAAGCCGACGGATACTCCGTTACCTGTTGAAGACAGAATACAAATTGCAGAGAAGTTTGATTGTAATCTGCCCGCCTATTCTTTTACGGTGATCCGGATACAGAAGGCGAATTAG